In Acaryochloris marina S15, a single genomic region encodes these proteins:
- a CDS encoding DUF6923 family protein, with protein sequence MSRWLRFLALQVPLSTFLLTLFAFGDLAIAQDKKGQPFVCDGKFFIAQGKTGKDPTQLFIVDTSTTPYQLIPVGGTSPGIKYNAIGFNVQDGFIYGIHPSTGEVYRIDANGVATSMGIPPGLPSSSYSGDVAPDGTYYIQRGNKLHLIDVSGANAQYLKTINLSANPGVADIAFNPVDGKLYGVNAGKDQVAVIDPATGNVTFQPQKTSVSTAVGGTYFDAFGNLFGYHNKGEFYRFDVQSGTGASTFLSSAPKVSANDGASCTGAPKIEKTVSPSAVKPGGIVTYTYNVVNPNGFPLTVDFSDSMPATDGRVYQPLSVNNPFGGTVDFSADNKTFNIKGLTVPANKTGQITVDVQIPEDAEFAVVYNQASLAGDQIPPGPDGSKTLLSDYPDSGEFYDPTPLKITEYDLGITKAESADPVSVGENLTYTLTVTNFGPDTAEGVTVTENLPAGVNVVTLPSNCSNSSGTVTCNLGDLAKDQVVKLEIVVSPTQEGEIVNSASVESPLSDLVETDKSNNDTKIDTTVSNEANLTVEKKDAADPVAVGDTITYKISVTNNGPDPATGVILTDVLPAGVMFVSAEDNSGLLSCTETSGTITCNPIDLANGEGAVLEVTVKADSPGTLTNSASAKGNENDPDPDDNEASENTTVEKPEPGPDPTPDPGPDPTPDPGPDPTPDPTPDPEPDPTPDPGPDPTPDPGPDPTPDPGPDPTPDPDPTPDPGPDPDPTPDPEPIPTPDPEPDPTPDPDPTPDPTPDPGPDPDPTPDPEPDPTPDPEPDPTPDPGPDPTPDPGPDPTPEPDPTPDPGPNPTPDPTPDPDPTPDPGPDPTPDPDPTPDPTPDPGPDPDPTPDPEPDPTPDPGPDPTPDPDPTPDPTPDPGPDPTPDPGPDPTPDPEPIPTPDPEPDPTPDPGPDPMPDPEPTPDPDPTPDPGPNPTPDPTPDPDPTPDPGPDPTPDPTPDPTPNLGPVLIPELTPDPTPDPGPDPGPVSTPDPGPEPTPELAPAPTPDPGPEPAPDPGPELTPELTPDPTPDPKTPPSDSSSPNPIPFPVPIPIPGPSPGPGSVPGGTPSPGSVPPPTTGTPPTVPPGVETPNPGTEIPVSEPGSQPPTPVESLPDPPEQPTPQQDSAAPTRDDPPSPPPVRALW encoded by the coding sequence AAGGCCAGCCATTTGTTTGCGACGGCAAATTTTTCATAGCTCAAGGCAAAACAGGGAAAGATCCGACACAACTTTTTATCGTTGACACCAGTACTACGCCTTATCAGCTCATCCCTGTTGGTGGGACGAGCCCAGGGATTAAATACAATGCCATTGGCTTCAATGTCCAAGATGGCTTTATCTATGGCATACACCCTAGTACGGGAGAAGTCTATCGTATTGATGCCAATGGTGTAGCTACTTCTATGGGCATCCCCCCTGGTTTACCCAGTAGTAGTTATTCAGGGGATGTTGCCCCTGATGGTACCTACTATATTCAGAGGGGTAACAAACTCCATTTAATTGATGTTTCTGGTGCCAATGCTCAGTACCTGAAAACCATTAATCTGTCAGCTAATCCAGGCGTGGCTGATATTGCCTTCAACCCTGTAGATGGCAAACTGTACGGCGTAAATGCCGGTAAAGATCAAGTTGCAGTTATTGATCCGGCAACAGGGAACGTTACGTTCCAGCCCCAGAAAACGTCTGTGAGTACAGCAGTCGGTGGAACTTATTTCGATGCCTTTGGTAATTTATTTGGTTATCACAATAAAGGAGAATTTTATCGATTTGATGTTCAGTCTGGCACTGGAGCTTCAACCTTTCTGAGTAGTGCGCCTAAGGTTAGTGCAAATGATGGGGCTTCTTGTACAGGCGCTCCAAAAATAGAAAAAACGGTATCACCTAGTGCTGTTAAACCAGGAGGGATTGTTACCTATACCTACAATGTGGTGAATCCCAATGGGTTTCCGTTGACGGTAGATTTTTCGGATAGTATGCCCGCAACAGATGGGCGAGTTTATCAACCCCTATCTGTAAATAATCCCTTTGGGGGAACGGTCGATTTTTCAGCTGACAATAAAACCTTCAATATCAAAGGTTTAACCGTTCCAGCAAATAAAACAGGCCAAATTACGGTTGATGTCCAAATTCCCGAAGATGCAGAATTTGCAGTTGTTTATAACCAAGCATCTTTAGCAGGAGATCAAATCCCACCGGGACCAGATGGGTCTAAAACCTTACTCTCAGACTACCCAGATAGTGGAGAGTTTTATGACCCAACTCCTCTCAAAATTACGGAGTATGACTTAGGGATTACCAAAGCGGAGTCCGCTGATCCGGTCAGTGTCGGCGAGAATTTGACCTATACCCTGACCGTCACTAATTTTGGCCCTGACACAGCTGAAGGAGTTACTGTTACTGAAAATCTTCCCGCTGGAGTCAATGTAGTTACGCTACCTAGTAACTGTTCGAATTCCAGTGGAACGGTTACATGTAATCTAGGTGACCTTGCCAAAGATCAAGTTGTCAAACTAGAAATTGTGGTGTCTCCGACCCAAGAAGGAGAAATTGTTAACTCAGCCTCTGTAGAGAGTCCCCTGAGTGACTTGGTCGAAACTGACAAAAGTAATAACGATACTAAAATTGATACAACGGTCAGTAACGAAGCCAATCTTACGGTTGAGAAAAAGGATGCCGCTGATCCGGTTGCCGTAGGAGACACTATTACCTACAAAATTTCAGTTACGAATAACGGTCCTGATCCAGCCACTGGCGTTATCTTAACTGACGTGTTGCCAGCAGGTGTGATGTTTGTCTCAGCTGAAGATAATAGCGGTCTTTTAAGTTGCACTGAAACAAGCGGCACGATAACTTGTAATCCCATTGATTTGGCAAATGGTGAGGGTGCGGTACTTGAAGTAACGGTCAAAGCTGATTCTCCTGGCACTTTAACGAATTCTGCTAGTGCCAAAGGGAACGAGAACGATCCTGATCCAGATGACAATGAAGCTTCCGAAAATACAACTGTAGAAAAGCCAGAGCCCGGACCTGATCCAACACCGGATCCTGGACCTGATCCAACACCGGATCCTGGACCTGACCCAACGCCAGATCCAACACCGGATCCAGAACCTGATCCAACGCCGGACCCCGGACCCGACCCAACACCGGATCCTGGACCTGACCCAACACCGGATCCTGGACCTGACCCAACGCCAGATCCTGACCCAACGCCAGATCCTGGACCTGACCCAGATCCAACACCGGATCCAGAACCTATTCCAACACCAGATCCTGAACCCGACCCAACGCCAGATCCTGACCCAACGCCAGATCCAACACCAGATCCTGGACCTGACCCAGATCCAACACCGGATCCAGAACCTGATCCAACACCGGATCCAGAACCTGATCCAACGCCGGACCCCGGACCCGACCCAACACCGGATCCTGGACCTGACCCAACACCAGAACCTGACCCAACACCGGATCCTGGACCTAATCCAACGCCAGATCCAACACCAGATCCTGACCCAACGCCGGACCCCGGACCTGACCCAACGCCAGATCCTGACCCAACGCCAGATCCAACACCAGATCCTGGACCTGACCCAGATCCAACACCGGATCCAGAACCTGATCCAACGCCGGACCCCGGACCCGACCCAACACCAGATCCTGACCCAACGCCAGATCCAACACCAGATCCTGGACCTGACCCAACGCCAGATCCTGGACCAGATCCAACACCGGATCCAGAACCTATTCCAACACCAGATCCTGAACCCGACCCAACACCGGATCCTGGACCTGATCCAATGCCAGATCCTGAACCAACGCCAGATCCTGACCCAACACCGGATCCTGGACCTAATCCAACGCCAGATCCAACACCAGATCCTGACCCAACGCCGGACCCCGGACCTGACCCAACACCCGATCCAACGCCAGATCCAACACCAAATCTCGGACCTGTTCTAATTCCTGAGCTAACGCCAGACCCAACACCAGATCCTGGGCCTGATCCAGGACCGGTTTCAACACCTGATCCCGGACCTGAGCCAACTCCTGAGCTAGCGCCGGCCCCAACACCAGATCCTGGGCCAGAGCCAGCTCCCGATCCTGGACCTGAGCTAACTCCTGAGCTAACGCCAGACCCAACACCCGATCCAAAAACACCACCTTCTGATAGTTCTAGTCCGAATCCGATTCCATTTCCTGTACCAATTCCTATCCCAGGCCCCTCACCCGGCCCAGGCTCAGTCCCAGGAGGAACACCTTCTCCGGGTTCGGTACCACCCCCCACTACAGGTACGCCTCCCACAGTACCTCCAGGTGTAGAAACACCTAATCCAGGAACTGAAATACCTGTTTCAGAACCGGGCAGTCAACCTCCAACTCCTGTGGAATCATTACCTGATCCGCCCGAGCAGCCTACTCCTCAACAGGACTCAGCAGCACCCACACGGGATGATCCTCCCTCTCCCCCACCTGTGAGAGCACTTTGGTAA